Below is a window of Fusarium pseudograminearum CS3096 chromosome 2, whole genome shotgun sequence DNA.
AAACTATCCTGAATGAACAGCGGCACATTCCAATCCTTGTCGCCTGTCGCGTCGTCATGCTGGCTGTTGGCGTCTACTACGACTACCGGTCGTTCGGCCATTGATGAACTGACCGTGTCGAACATGACTGACAGCCAGTAAAGAAGACTGATTGTGCTTTGGTCTTCGGTGCTCATCATGGATAAGGTGACTGGCCTTTTGTTCTTGCGCGTCTTGACTATGCCTCGTCGTTCGGCGTCGTAGCGGTATTTTAGAACGTGCATTTTTCGAGCGGCGCGTTCCATGTAGATTGGCGGACCGTTGTTCTCGATGATGTCGGCGATTTCCTCGGATAGCGCGTCTGCGTCGAAGCTCCCACCCAACGGCACAGATGTGGTCCAGTCGTTTGCCTTGTCGTCGTGTGAGAGTGGCTTCTGGGTGAGTCCAAAGATCATCTCTGCAGAAACAACTCGGAACGATTCAACGTCGGCAACGTCGTCAAGGGTTCTACGAGCTTGATCCCAAAGATTTCGCTGAAGGTGACGACCGAACTCTTCGTTGACATCATCCATATACTCATTTAGCGGATTCTCGTCAGTGTCTGCTGGAGAAGGGTATCGTTCTTTCTGACGTCGCGACTCTTGAGCCCACTGCGTGGCGAAGGCCATGATGGCTAAGTGATACGCTTTAGAAACTGCAGCCTGACGATCTTTCGAAATGTGGATGAGTTGAGCAGACTGAGCTCCACGATCGACGCTTAGTGTTCGACGAAGCACTCTGTTTGACCACGAAGAACCCCATTCCGCTGAAGGGCTGTGCCTGTTAAGGTCCTTTGATCGTCCAAATGGGCATGTGATTTCGTTGAGCCAGCATGTTAGATTGTGTTCCAGAACGTCGTGGTAGATATGTAGAAgattggatgagatgatgcTTTGGTTGGACCGGGCCATCATGGACTGGTCGAGCGAGAAGGATGATAGAGAGCTGTGTGAACTGTATTGGGTATCGCTTCCAGCTTGGGATACTCGTCGACGCTTTGTTCGTGTGTGTCTGTCGTTGTAATCTGTGGTACTGCTGGGATTGTATGGTGAAAAGAAGGACCGTTCAGGTTCACTGATATTGATCTCGGGGAGGTCCATGAGGGGGTAGACACTGTAATTATCGGGCACGGCAGTATCTGCTGTTtctttgaagatgtcgaaTGACTCTGATAAGCTCTCCGATGGTATATTGAGGTCAGTGATGCCGATCTCGTAGAAGTTGGCGTCCAATGGATTGTTGCCCGCGTCACCAAAGTCAAAGGGTAATGAGTCTAGCGGATTATTGAGAAACGAGGGCATGTCGGAATTATGTGCCCCATTGTCCATATCCGAGAAATTGAAAGTTGATGGAAGTGATTGAGAAACGTGTGATGCCGCAGTTGACTCAGCGCCCACACTCGTATCATCGGCGCCCAcagatgttgttggagaacGACTGGTTTGTGAAGACTTCCGTCTCGAAGGGATTATGCACTCGATGCTTGACTCTCCTTCTGCGGCAGCGGCCAAAGCATATGAAACCTGAAGTTGAGTCCATGCCCAATTCATGGTGCAACTTTTGTGTGTCTTGATACAATACGAACAGGGCGATGATTGAACGAGCGGTGCTGAAAAAAGGGTTAGTCTAGAACTGAAGTCTGTAGATATATATGACTGACGCTTCTCTCCAACGATCAACTTGCCATCACGTATAGGATCCATGTCTTCTGGATACTCTAGAGGCGGGGCATCGCAGCCACGCTTGGACTTTCTGCATTGATCGCAGGCGTATTGTTGTCTCTTCATAGTGTCAACTCACTGTTTATACCTCGTTGAGAATTAACAGTGAAGATGGAATTCGTAGGAAGGGAAAGATGTGcacgaggaagaaaaagagtgGGTGATATGCCAGTTATCAGGTTGAGAATCCTACCCCAGTTCTACGGTACCCCCACATAGAGCCAACTAGTTCCGGATCCCCGGATTTCACCTGGTTAGATGATGTTGGGGCTTTAGAACTTTCGTTTCCCCGCGTTCTTTGCTGTTTTGGTTTAGTTGATGTGTGAATTTGATGAGACGTTGGGCAGAAACAATCATGGATTCTCGTCAGCCTTACTTTGGGAACCGAGTTAACTCTACCTTTATATGAGATAACGACACGACTGTTCCACGTCGTCTTGCTCAGGGAGTTAAATTGTggtaattaaattagctaCGGAGCTCAGATATACTAATAACAACTACAAGATTGACTTGTAAATCTCAGTCTCGACATCCGTCCAGAGATCCAACACCTTGCTATCAGCAAATGGCAAGATCTGCGTGCATACAATCCCAGCAACCCCATGCTCACGATCCgcccaccaccaaagatTCGCAAGTCCTGCCCACTGGACAGTGCTCTTTGATCGGCCAGTTGGACCGCCATTTGTAAGCATAAAAGTCAAGCCCCAGCCCTACTCAATAGTCAGATAAGTGTTCACCGAAGGGGAAAATGAATTATAATACCTGTGGAGGATCGCCTTCGACCCCGTAAAGCTCTTCAATACGGTTGGTTAGATCAGGCTTTGCAGCAGGGATAACTTGACGAGAAAAGTTGGGGAATTTCTCAACGCTGTTGCTGAACATGAGATCGATCGTTTCTTGGCGTAGAACCCGGTTGCCTGTCTTTGGGCATGCTCCTCCGTTGAGAAGCATTGTGAGAATCTCTGTTCAAGTTAGCGACGTCAAGTCTGGTGTTGATGCTCCTACATACTTCCGTACTGCTGTGGCTGTGCAAACATGCCAGCACCACCGCTGTTAAAAACTGAAGCAGCTTCGGCTTTATTATCCGGATCAATGACCAGAGGAAGGCGCTGCAAGTGGTCTCGGATACGAAGCTTGCCGTCTTGATCTCGTTGGTGCATATAAGCTAGTTTGGAACGCATCTCCTTATCAGGCAACATGCTCATGTTTGTGATACCAAGCGGTTGGAAAACATGCTTCTGTAGATAGTCGTTGAGACTCAGACCACTGACACGTTCGACGGCTATGCCGGCCCAATCGATACCAGTCTGTGCATGTTAGCAGGATCTcggccaacaacaacggcaaCTTACGCCATATTCCCAGCCTTCTCCCGGttgaaagaggagaggaagggAGATTATATCCTCAATTCTTCCGGAGAACTCATCTACGCCTGCTGGATGGGTCCAATCTCGAAGCCTTTCGTTAAAAAACGTATAACCGAAACCAGCAGTGTGCGTCAACAGCATTCGCAACGTGATCAAATTCTTCTTATCTTCAAATGTTCCGTCAGGCTTCAGAACTTTGAGGCTTTTTAGTTCGGGCAAGATGTTCTCCGTGTGCTCCCCGTCATCGAGCTTCAGCCTTTCTTGTTCGACCAACTGCATACAAGCGATGCCTGCCAACATCTTTGTGCACGAGGCAATCCAGAAAATATTGTCAAGGGTCATCGGCTCTTTGGTGCCGATGCCGCGCGTTCCAGCCGAGTGAGCGAATATTTCGCCATTGCGATCAACGACTACAATGGTTGTGCCGGGAATGTTTGTAGTCTGGTCGGCACAGGCATTGTCTATGAtagacttgaccttggatgTGGCTTGGGCGTCGAGAGGCATGATTGCTAAAGAGGTTACAGCAATTGTTACGATGTTCAGAGTGATGAGGTATTATAGAGCATGGAGCGGTGTATATATACAAGCTAACTCTGCAAACCACTGATCTGTCCAACCTAAGTAAGTGTGCTATACGACTTTATTGCTACCCGACCAAAGATTGACTCGGCATGTGACTGCGAACAGACACTGTTACTATTCAACTACTGCAGCCTTGCGCATGTGCAAACAGGGATACAAGGTTATGGTAATGAAGATTGACCATTTGCTTCACTGTTCAGTGTTCCATATCGGCACAGGCCTCGAGTTATAAACCCCGCATTAGACATTGTCAACGCCAACCTTGTTCTGCTAAGCGTCGATCCCTTCCTCTTGAGCTGCGGAACCGTGTCCGCAACCCCAAAGAATGGCAGTGCACAGACTTGAACCCTGGACGAGTGCGGGGTAAGTAGAAGCAAGAatcaaggttgttgttctcaaagaACCTTTTCCGTGTCTTTGGTATCTGTAAGGGTCCAGGGGTTTTGTTCAACTTTAAATATGTTTGCTTTTCACTGTGCAGGCATGATGACTCGTGTTTGCGATTGTGACGCTGGTCTCTTGCGCTCAGATACTTGCCTGTCCCGTCCTCTGCGAGACTATTGCCAGTTATGACAGATCTGCCAAGCGTCGCCGGTCTGGGAAGAAGTCCATACAGCCTAAGCGccctactgggtagcagaaaagttgacctcctgagtcttaggttacaaaaataaatagcctaaaggctatGTTTctagtagcataagatgtcctactaatttcgtctcttatggtCTCAGTGGCCAATTGTtctatttggtggttggtataacgtcaagcaaaatatgtcttcggcgccctgcatcaagagtcatagaaagtagggcataaacgcaaccttattccTGCACAATAGAAAAGCAATACCTGCTTAACagcccacttcttcttcttctagcaCAACCACCGAGAGAGGACATGGAATTCGCAATGAAGTGAAATCTTGATGACACGAGGCTCTGCGACTACACGGATGAGGAACTTATCGAGTATATCAAGTCCCTCTCTGGTCTACCTAATTACTCAAATGTCGTGCCTCTGTCTTTCAGGTATTTGGCCAAGGGCCGTAGAGAAGAAAAAACCTGAAGATGTTGTGAGAGCGACGATACTCGCGTCTCAACACGGGATTCGCGTACCATCTATACATCGGATCGTTTGGAGAAACCATGACTCTTGCTACATCATGGATCGAATCTATGGGACGACACTCGACATCGTGTGGCCTGACCTTGGTTGGATAACAAGCCTTCGACTCGCCTTTCAGCTTCGCAGCGCCATCAACCGCTTAAGGTCAGTTGTTTTAGCATCGCCAGGATCATTAATAACGGGAGAATGCAGGTCGTTTTTTCTCGAGGATACTTATCGCTTACCACCCAGAGCACAACCCAGTGCAGTAGATGATTTCTTGGATTTCTGGGCGAATTTAGTCTCAGCACGCCTGGAGTTCAAAAAGACACCAACAGAGCATTCGATCCGCACAAAGCCGATTCTCCCATATACTCGCTCATTTGTCTTTACGCACCATGACCTAGCACCTCGCAACATCATACTCGACAATAACAATCAGCTCTGGCTTCTCGATTGGGATTTGGCGGGATATTATCCCAGGTTCTTTGAACACGACGGCATGTACAATTTTATTCCTACGGCGGCGTGGACCAAGTTTGAGATGTGGCGTTGGAAGATATTTGCCTGTATCGCTAGTGGATTTTACGGCAAGGAAGGTCGGTGGTTGGATATCATAAGATCCAGGTTCACGCTCTACCGCACAGCGTGTCGCTTCAACATGAAAGCGAACGGCTATGCTGCGGTTGCCGGTAGGATTGACAGAGACTAGTGATAACTAGGGCCCATTGTTGATAGCTCTCTTTATTTGCACATATGCCAAAGGTAGTGTGGCTGGGGAAGTTTCGAATCCATGTTTTGAGTAACATTGGATGGACAAGAATGTGCGAACATGTTGAAGTGATACAACATTAACCTTTGCTCTTTGAACAAACTTCACTCGTAATCTTTTGTAATACTGAAACATAGACATTTATTATTTGCGAAAGTAACTTGACATGGTAGTAAGATCAAGCGAGTGACTATAAAGAAATCTCACTTGTGCTAGGACGATGCACAAGACGAGCTATGGGCAGTTGGCTTCCAAAGCTCTTAAAGAGTCTTATGGCTCAGTACCGCATTATCAGAAAAGCAAAACGGCAGACGCATTCGGCAAATGACAAAAGAGGCAAAGAAAGATGGTTTGACAGGAAATCGCTGCAATCTCCAGGCTGCTTTGAAGACAAGCTTCAGATCAAAACTAAGCAATTTCAGGGCAGGTACCCAGAATGATGCAGTCTGGGTTAACACCAATGATACAGCGGTCGCCGTCCATGATACTGCCTGAAGGACACTCAGGTTGCTTGGAGGAAAAGCATTCCGAGCCCCGGGCGACAAAGCCAGGTGGGCAGGCCGGCCCCTTCTTGAGGACACATTCGCCATTTTCGAGTGTGAAGCCAGCCCGACAGGCAGGTTTCTGGTATGAAACACAGTAATCACCCATTGGGGTGGTGTTGGGAGGGCAATCGGCTTGTACAATGCACTTCCCATTGGTGAGAACACTTCCATCCGCACATGAAGGGGTTTCGGAACGGGAAATACACTGGCCCGTCTTCTCATCGAGCTCGGTGGACGGGTCTGGGCATTCTGGGCTCTGGTTGTGAACACACCGATCTCCCACTAGGG
It encodes the following:
- the ZBC1 gene encoding ZBC1, which produces MKRQQYACDQCRKSKRGCDAPPLEYPEDMDPIRDGKLIVGEKPPLVQSSPCSYCIKTHKSCTMNWAWTQLQVSYALAAAAEGESSIECIIPSRRKSSQTSRSPTTSVGADDTSVGAESTAASHVSQSLPSTFNFSDMDNGAHNSDMPSFLNNPLDSLPFDFGDAGNNPLDANFYEIGITDLNIPSESLSESFDIFKETADTAVPDNYSVYPLMDLPEINISEPERSFFSPYNPSSTTDYNDRHTRTKRRRVSQAGSDTQYSSHSSLSSFSLDQSMMARSNQSIISSNLLHIYHDVLEHNLTCWLNEITCPFGRSKDLNRHSPSAEWGSSWSNRVLRRTLSVDRGAQSAQLIHISKDRQAAVSKAYHLAIMAFATQWAQESRRQKERYPSPADTDENPLNEYMDDVNEEFGRHLQRNLWDQARRTLDDVADVESFRVVSAEMIFGLTQKPLSHDDKANDWTTSVPLGGSFDADALSEEIADIIENNGPPIYMERAARKMHVLKYRYDAERRGIVKTRKNKRPVTLSMMSTEDQSTISLLYWLSVMFDTVSSSMAERPVVVVDANSQHDDATGDKDWNVPLFIQDSLEKPKLVVHWPCSYDEAAEAVARSAPVKVLMFRHVHYLQTVLRQGESPEKVEEIIERSVRVYRYWNMTQELLENYDSIPSRIQSWFICISAPMHLGVLLLADLVSQVDTNSLGLPAQTQSRTNSKWIMRVRERSAKELSDLARVTTPSTPLPSEFHHALNESMILTEPWTVILERAFSKAAIYWMGEANDLRMFEAKGEVSERLSQAEECIRALWILGKKSDSARRCAEVLSGAKRKIMV